The Legionella cincinnatiensis genome includes a region encoding these proteins:
- a CDS encoding YggT family protein, whose protein sequence is MSGFSAVALFLVSLVFSLLIFSLWLRIALRYLRVSVLHPVSQLIYKISDPIVNPIQQITQQKYQPGQKYDVPTLITLVFVELLKMICISLLALHGIMPFLYLLIYIIADLIIQPCDILFFAILIRVIMSFVNPGWQGPIADFLRLLTEPLLKLGRKLISNVAGFDFSPFIIMIVLKIITLFISASLPWRLL, encoded by the coding sequence ATGTCAGGTTTTAGCGCTGTAGCACTGTTTCTTGTTTCTTTGGTTTTTTCGCTCCTTATTTTCAGTTTATGGCTCCGTATTGCTTTACGCTACCTACGGGTAAGCGTACTCCACCCAGTAAGCCAACTTATTTATAAAATTTCAGATCCAATAGTAAATCCAATTCAACAAATAACACAGCAGAAATACCAGCCAGGACAAAAATACGATGTCCCCACTTTAATTACTTTGGTTTTTGTCGAACTATTAAAAATGATTTGCATCAGTTTACTGGCGTTACATGGAATAATGCCTTTCTTATATTTACTCATTTATATTATTGCTGATTTAATCATTCAACCGTGTGATATCCTATTTTTTGCTATTCTCATACGAGTCATCATGAGCTTTGTCAATCCAGGATGGCAAGGACCAATTGCAGATTTTTTACGTTTATTGACAGAACCGTTATTAAAACTCGGCAGAAAGCTCATTTCTAACGTTGCAGGATTCGATTTTTCTCCTTTTATCATTATGATAGTACTAAAAATTATTACTTTATTTATAAGTGCTAGCCTACCCTGGAGATTGTTATAA
- a CDS encoding DUF2845 domain-containing protein: protein MKLTLHSCIGLGLFILSFNLFADTQSYYCPQNHGYVNLGMTPDQVIAACGQPISQQDSNQPVLQKIPMQQLIYNNAGASTAYSGVWQVPGTTPAGSGSAYYNVWNIPQANSGAQLEVDVVNQKVKYIKLNGSNSNAVSICSGANIQPGDSVQKVYYSCGSPSVTNNTYINEVVPTAEKPQVWIYQPGQYQSSVTMTFVNGKLYSIQQ from the coding sequence ATGAAATTGACTCTTCACAGCTGCATTGGTTTAGGGTTATTTATTTTATCTTTTAACCTATTTGCTGACACACAGTCTTATTATTGTCCCCAAAATCATGGTTACGTTAACCTAGGAATGACACCTGATCAAGTTATTGCAGCATGTGGCCAACCCATAAGTCAACAGGACTCAAATCAACCTGTCTTACAGAAAATTCCTATGCAACAACTGATTTATAATAATGCGGGAGCAAGTACTGCTTATTCAGGAGTATGGCAAGTTCCGGGAACAACACCCGCGGGTTCAGGCTCTGCTTATTATAACGTCTGGAATATTCCTCAAGCAAATAGTGGTGCCCAACTGGAAGTAGATGTGGTAAATCAAAAAGTTAAATACATCAAATTAAATGGTTCTAATAGCAATGCAGTTTCTATTTGTAGTGGCGCTAATATTCAACCTGGTGATTCTGTCCAAAAAGTATATTATTCTTGTGGAAGCCCCTCGGTGACAAATAACACCTATATCAATGAAGTAGTACCAACAGCGGAAAAACCCCAGGTTTGGATCTATCAACCGGGGCAGTATCAATCTTCTGTTACAATGACTTTTGTAAATGGGAAACTCTATTCCATTCAACAGTAA
- a CDS encoding enoyl-CoA hydratase/isomerase family protein produces MTDEVLFTQEGSLGVITLNRPGALNALTLTMILKMQRQLSLWKEDETVHAVVVRAGPGNAFCAGGDIRSLYFSGQVNDAEQMQFFWHEYRLNHFIHHLSKPYISLIDGIVMGGGVGISMHGSHPIASERLVFAMPETSIGFFPDIGASYLLTRCPGSLGIYLGLTGNRLGALDAMKAGLVKKIVSSEQMPVLFDALMNEDLSKDAFERVDRCLQDFARVSSAEEVSQPLINVCFAHPTVEMIRESLQNAEGEWAKDVDATLAKKSPLSLKVTLAQLQKAKGLTLAQCLQMDYDIVSHFMHGNDFYEGVRALLIDKDKNPKWSPARLDLVTEDIVQAYFERSHSALEWV; encoded by the coding sequence ATGACTGATGAAGTACTTTTTACCCAAGAAGGTTCATTGGGCGTCATTACTTTAAATAGACCTGGTGCCCTTAATGCCCTGACGTTAACAATGATTCTTAAAATGCAAAGACAATTAAGTCTTTGGAAAGAAGATGAGACTGTTCATGCTGTAGTGGTGCGTGCGGGGCCTGGAAATGCTTTTTGTGCTGGTGGAGATATACGTTCACTTTATTTTTCTGGGCAAGTAAATGATGCAGAACAAATGCAATTCTTTTGGCATGAGTATCGGTTAAATCATTTTATTCATCATCTTAGTAAACCTTATATTTCTTTAATTGATGGTATTGTCATGGGAGGAGGAGTAGGAATTTCCATGCACGGTAGTCATCCCATAGCCAGTGAGCGTTTGGTATTTGCTATGCCTGAGACAAGCATTGGTTTTTTTCCTGATATTGGGGCAAGCTATTTATTGACACGATGCCCTGGATCTTTAGGTATTTATTTAGGTTTGACGGGTAATCGACTAGGTGCGTTGGATGCGATGAAGGCCGGTTTAGTCAAAAAAATAGTATCTTCAGAACAAATGCCTGTTTTGTTTGATGCATTAATGAATGAAGACTTATCAAAGGATGCATTTGAACGTGTGGATCGATGTTTGCAGGATTTTGCTAGGGTTTCTTCTGCAGAAGAAGTAAGTCAGCCTTTAATTAATGTTTGTTTTGCACATCCGACCGTTGAAATGATTCGTGAGTCTTTACAAAATGCAGAAGGGGAATGGGCTAAAGATGTTGATGCTACTTTAGCAAAGAAGTCTCCTTTAAGTTTGAAAGTCACTTTAGCTCAATTGCAAAAAGCAAAGGGATTAACTTTAGCGCAATGCTTGCAAATGGATTATGACATCGTGAGTCATTTTATGCATGGGAATGATTTTTATGAAGGAGTAAGGGCTTTGTTAATTGATAAAGATAAGAATCCTAAATGGAGTCCTGCTCGTCTTGATTTGGTAACAGAAGATATAGTCCAAGCTTACTTTGAACGTTCACATTCTGCTTTAGAATGGGTGTAA
- a CDS encoding enoyl-CoA hydratase/isomerase family protein: protein MNLIEQELDNQGILTLTLNRPEKLNALSSEVLDALVESFSYARTNSKVKALMITGNGKAFCAGADISRLAECTAQTGYEFACRGQEVFRLLETLGKPSLAAVNGFAFGGGCELAISATMRIASVKAQFGQPEVKLGVIPGYGGTQRLARLIGKGRALDLCLTGRFIQAETALQWGLVSEVVEPEALLEKGKNILQGILSMAPLAIASVMEVIDHGYDLALADALHLEAIHFAKVCASQDKQEGVAAFLEKRVAKFEGK from the coding sequence ATGAATTTAATAGAACAAGAATTAGATAATCAGGGAATTTTGACGTTAACTTTAAATAGACCCGAAAAATTGAATGCTTTAAGTAGCGAAGTATTAGATGCCTTAGTGGAGTCATTTAGTTATGCGAGAACAAACTCAAAAGTTAAAGCATTAATGATCACAGGAAATGGAAAAGCTTTTTGTGCAGGGGCTGATATTAGCCGACTTGCGGAATGTACTGCCCAAACTGGATATGAGTTTGCATGTCGAGGACAGGAAGTATTTAGACTTTTGGAAACTCTAGGAAAACCTTCCTTAGCAGCAGTAAATGGATTTGCATTTGGTGGCGGATGCGAGTTAGCTATTTCTGCAACAATGAGAATTGCTTCAGTTAAGGCACAATTTGGCCAGCCTGAAGTAAAGCTTGGGGTTATTCCTGGTTATGGTGGCACCCAACGTTTAGCACGATTAATCGGCAAAGGGCGTGCTTTGGATTTATGTTTAACTGGTCGATTTATTCAGGCAGAAACTGCGTTACAGTGGGGCTTAGTGAGTGAGGTTGTTGAGCCTGAGGCCTTGTTAGAAAAAGGAAAAAACATATTACAGGGAATTTTAAGTATGGCGCCACTCGCGATAGCAAGTGTTATGGAAGTGATTGATCATGGTTATGATTTGGCTTTGGCCGATGCATTACATTTAGAAGCAATTCATTTTGCAAAAGTCTGCGCTTCTCAGGATAAGCAAGAAGGAGTTGCTGCATTTTTAGAGAAACGAGTAGCAAAGTTTGAAGGAAAATGA
- a CDS encoding acyl-CoA dehydrogenase family protein translates to MDFKFTAEHLAFREMAADFAREKLAPMADNWDEHDYFPITVLREAAALGMAGMMAREDIGGAQLTRLDSALLFEQLATGCISTSAYLSIHNMVTSLVDRYAHSNLRTQWGPKLTAMEVLASYCLTEPESGSDAASLKTKAIKDGDYYVLNGSKAFISGGSVSDVYLCMVRTGDESHHGISCLLIEKDTPGLSFGKLEKKMGWCSQPTCIVYFENCRVPIANRVGDEGMGFKIALNALNGGRINIASCSLGGALACLRLTQAYMHERKQFGKPLSEMQALRFYFADMLTDYEAARLMVYRAANAMDKNDPNVPMYCAMAKRFATDVAFRISDKAMQIHGGYGYLRDYQIERIFRDLRVHQILEGTNEIMREIVAKATLDEEHFLC, encoded by the coding sequence ATGGATTTTAAATTCACGGCTGAGCATTTGGCTTTCAGAGAGATGGCGGCTGATTTTGCTCGTGAGAAATTAGCGCCTATGGCAGATAATTGGGATGAGCATGATTATTTTCCCATTACGGTCTTGCGTGAAGCAGCGGCTTTAGGAATGGCGGGGATGATGGCGCGAGAGGATATTGGTGGAGCGCAATTAACACGTTTGGATTCTGCTTTGTTGTTTGAGCAATTGGCAACAGGCTGTATAAGCACGAGTGCTTATCTTTCGATTCATAACATGGTCACCTCTTTAGTGGATCGATATGCTCACTCGAACTTACGAACTCAGTGGGGCCCAAAATTAACTGCAATGGAAGTATTAGCGAGTTATTGCTTAACGGAGCCTGAATCAGGCTCGGATGCTGCTTCTTTAAAAACTAAAGCGATAAAGGATGGAGATTATTACGTTCTTAATGGCTCAAAAGCGTTTATTTCGGGTGGTTCAGTGAGTGATGTTTATTTGTGTATGGTTCGTACTGGTGATGAATCGCATCACGGAATAAGTTGTTTGCTCATTGAAAAAGATACTCCGGGTTTGAGTTTCGGCAAATTAGAAAAAAAAATGGGTTGGTGTTCTCAACCTACGTGCATTGTTTATTTTGAAAATTGTCGTGTACCCATTGCTAACCGAGTTGGTGATGAAGGCATGGGATTTAAAATTGCACTCAATGCATTAAATGGTGGGCGAATTAATATCGCATCCTGTTCCTTAGGAGGGGCTCTTGCTTGTTTGCGATTGACTCAAGCATACATGCATGAGCGGAAACAATTTGGAAAACCTCTTTCGGAAATGCAGGCATTGCGTTTTTACTTTGCAGATATGCTCACTGATTATGAGGCAGCACGATTAATGGTTTATCGAGCAGCAAATGCTATGGATAAAAATGATCCTAATGTCCCAATGTATTGTGCTATGGCTAAGCGTTTTGCCACAGATGTTGCATTTCGTATTAGTGATAAAGCAATGCAAATACATGGCGGATATGGCTATTTACGTGATTATCAGATTGAGCGAATCTTTAGGGATTTACGAGTTCATCAAATTCTTGAAGGTACTAATGAAATTATGCGGGAAATTGTAGCTAAAGCGACTTTAGATGAGGAGCACTTTTTGTGCTAA
- a CDS encoding DNA-3-methyladenine glycosylase, with translation MFQKLPRTFYERDTIIVAKALLGKYLIHHKDGIEYIGKIVEVEAYLGQHDLACHSSKGLTSRTKVMFGPAGFAYVYLIYGMYYCTNVVTETEGTGSAILLRALEPIKNIQGKTQGPGLLSKAMHIDKQLNQHDLTSDTLYIAESGSPQTFTIVEKSRIGVHYAKDWAEKLLRFYIKESTFISKP, from the coding sequence ATGTTCCAAAAATTACCCAGAACGTTTTATGAGCGCGACACAATTATTGTGGCCAAAGCTCTTCTAGGCAAATACCTTATCCATCATAAAGATGGAATAGAATATATAGGAAAAATTGTCGAAGTCGAGGCTTATTTAGGACAACATGATCTCGCTTGTCATTCCTCTAAGGGTCTTACCTCAAGAACAAAAGTGATGTTTGGTCCCGCTGGCTTTGCCTATGTTTATTTAATCTATGGGATGTATTATTGCACTAATGTGGTTACAGAAACTGAAGGCACAGGCTCAGCAATCTTACTACGTGCCCTCGAACCCATTAAAAACATCCAGGGAAAAACGCAAGGCCCAGGGTTATTATCAAAAGCAATGCATATTGATAAGCAACTGAACCAACATGATCTAACGAGTGATACTCTTTACATTGCTGAATCAGGTTCCCCTCAAACTTTTACAATTGTTGAAAAATCACGAATTGGTGTTCATTATGCAAAAGATTGGGCAGAAAAATTACTTCGTTTTTACATAAAAGAGAGTACTTTTATTTCCAAACCATGA
- the recQ gene encoding DNA helicase RecQ translates to METIVAPITRNTLSVLKEYFGFDSFRTPQEEIINDVLVGNDVLVLMPTGGGKSLCYQIPALIRPGVGIVVSPLIALMEDQVTALRLQGIRAAYYNSSLTSKEAKNVLSQLHHGELDLLYIAPERLINISFLERLKECNIALFAIDEAHCISQWGHDFRPEYAALGVLKTQFSDVPIVALTATADRQTRQDIVAKLNYVPNKYIASFNRPNIHYKVVPKTYALKQLNQFLLSVEQQSGIIYCGTRNSVENLVEKLQTMGFKARAYHAGLSHDERKEVQTLFRYDRIDIVVATIAFGMGIDKPNVRFVVHYDLPKNIEAYYQETGRAGRDGLPAQTLLLYDAADSARLRSWIVNNPIDEQRYVETNKLNHMLAFAEASHCRRQILLRYFDESSETKCEYCDVCDNPPITTDATEDAQKFLSCIYRLRQNYGLMHTIDVLRGSTSDKIKQYGHEQLSTFSIGKDKSIHYWKQLAWQLIHKEYCIQDMNHFNVLKLTPKAIPLLKGEEKIFLTLPNKEPKNDKKKNKERRSIQSTNSPLFEMLRVLRRKLADEENKPPFMIFSDATLHAMTEIKPQNMEQLLSVPGVGQHKLTRYGSQFLNALNEYTE, encoded by the coding sequence ATGGAAACTATTGTAGCCCCTATAACTCGCAATACTTTATCAGTACTCAAAGAGTATTTTGGTTTTGATTCCTTTCGAACACCCCAAGAAGAAATCATCAATGATGTCCTTGTTGGCAATGATGTTCTCGTTTTAATGCCTACTGGTGGAGGAAAATCACTATGTTATCAAATACCTGCTCTAATAAGGCCAGGTGTTGGTATTGTTGTTTCTCCATTAATTGCACTCATGGAAGATCAAGTAACCGCTCTGCGCTTACAGGGAATCCGTGCTGCTTACTATAATTCTTCTTTAACCAGTAAAGAAGCAAAAAATGTATTAAGTCAGCTGCATCATGGTGAGTTGGACTTACTGTACATTGCCCCTGAGCGTCTTATCAATATATCGTTTTTAGAACGATTAAAGGAATGCAATATCGCTCTATTTGCAATAGATGAAGCGCATTGCATCTCTCAATGGGGACATGATTTTCGTCCTGAATATGCTGCTTTAGGTGTTTTAAAAACTCAATTTTCTGATGTTCCAATTGTTGCTTTAACTGCAACTGCAGATAGACAAACTCGTCAGGACATTGTAGCCAAACTCAACTATGTACCCAATAAATACATTGCTTCATTCAACCGCCCTAATATTCATTATAAAGTAGTGCCCAAAACTTATGCGCTAAAACAATTAAATCAGTTTTTACTCTCAGTGGAACAACAATCAGGAATTATTTATTGTGGAACACGTAATAGTGTAGAAAATCTAGTCGAAAAATTACAAACCATGGGTTTCAAAGCCCGTGCTTACCATGCCGGACTTTCTCACGATGAACGCAAAGAGGTGCAAACTTTATTTAGATACGATCGCATCGACATCGTAGTGGCCACAATCGCCTTTGGAATGGGGATCGATAAACCCAATGTCCGTTTTGTAGTGCATTATGATTTACCTAAAAATATAGAAGCTTATTATCAAGAAACCGGCCGTGCTGGAAGGGATGGATTACCTGCCCAGACGCTTTTGCTTTATGATGCAGCAGATAGTGCCCGACTTCGCTCTTGGATTGTGAATAACCCTATTGATGAGCAACGATATGTCGAAACCAATAAACTGAATCATATGCTTGCTTTTGCCGAAGCATCACATTGTCGTCGTCAAATTTTATTACGTTATTTTGATGAGTCCTCTGAGACAAAATGCGAATATTGTGATGTATGTGATAATCCACCTATAACCACTGATGCAACTGAAGATGCACAAAAATTTCTATCGTGTATTTATCGATTACGCCAAAATTATGGCTTAATGCACACCATAGATGTATTACGGGGCAGCACTTCCGATAAAATAAAGCAATACGGTCATGAGCAACTAAGCACCTTCAGCATTGGCAAAGACAAATCCATCCATTATTGGAAACAACTTGCTTGGCAACTTATTCATAAGGAATATTGTATACAAGACATGAATCATTTTAATGTGCTGAAATTAACACCTAAGGCTATTCCATTGCTTAAAGGTGAGGAAAAGATTTTTTTAACTCTGCCTAACAAGGAGCCTAAGAATGATAAAAAGAAAAACAAAGAGCGACGGTCTATTCAATCTACAAATAGTCCTTTATTTGAAATGCTACGTGTTTTAAGACGTAAACTTGCTGACGAAGAAAACAAACCGCCCTTTATGATTTTTAGCGATGCAACCCTACATGCAATGACTGAAATAAAACCTCAAAATATGGAACAATTACTGAGTGTACCTGGTGTTGGACAACACAAATTAACTCGTTATGGAAGTCAATTCCTCAATGCATTAAATGAATACACGGAATAA
- a CDS encoding GGDEF domain-containing protein has translation MPFSYEEEMIFLFEGALRAIPFNVILALLLTLDLLHNKAPLQLIIWILFIIVNSIIRWIFCRYVMIKRLYMIPKILTIFVVLTFLMGAIWGACYLLVLDHISTLQEFIIILVLGGMSAGAIAPLSVYLPAYYAYILPMFLPIITYNYLTFELDRAILATMFLLFVIMLFTSAKINNLLLNRVFRLSREKQVLIDDLHQLSITDPLTGLYNKRYFESILKTEWSIAQRNHYSLVLISIDVDNFKLINDNLGHPYGDHFLIYISELLKSSFRRSNDFICRIGGDEFSIILVNQSIKESLALCDSFNNKFNQNKPQEETIMRQITLSMGLAWIKSNYNLQVEKLITCADEALYQAKKKGKNKIEVIALD, from the coding sequence TTGCCTTTCTCTTATGAAGAAGAAATGATATTTCTTTTTGAAGGAGCACTTAGGGCTATACCTTTTAATGTAATTTTGGCTTTATTATTAACTTTAGATCTTCTCCACAATAAAGCACCTCTTCAATTAATTATCTGGATTTTATTTATTATCGTAAACAGCATCATCCGATGGATTTTTTGTCGTTATGTCATGATAAAACGTCTGTATATGATTCCTAAAATTCTAACGATTTTTGTTGTCTTGACTTTTCTTATGGGAGCTATATGGGGAGCTTGTTATTTGCTTGTGCTGGATCATATTTCTACACTTCAAGAATTTATCATTATTTTAGTATTAGGTGGAATGAGTGCTGGAGCAATTGCCCCGTTATCAGTTTATCTACCCGCTTATTATGCCTATATATTACCCATGTTTTTACCCATCATTACCTATAACTATTTAACATTTGAATTAGATAGAGCCATACTAGCTACTATGTTTTTACTTTTTGTAATTATGCTTTTCACCTCTGCAAAAATTAATAATTTATTGCTAAACAGGGTTTTTCGGTTATCAAGAGAAAAACAAGTATTAATTGATGACCTGCATCAATTATCCATAACAGACCCATTAACGGGGCTGTACAATAAGCGTTATTTTGAGTCAATTTTAAAAACAGAATGGAGTATAGCGCAGCGTAATCACTACTCACTTGTTTTGATATCAATCGACGTAGATAATTTTAAATTGATAAATGATAATTTAGGGCATCCTTATGGAGATCATTTTTTAATTTACATCTCAGAATTATTAAAAAGTTCTTTTCGTCGCTCGAATGACTTCATTTGTCGCATTGGAGGAGATGAGTTTTCAATCATTCTTGTCAATCAATCGATTAAAGAGTCTTTGGCTCTTTGCGATTCATTTAATAATAAATTCAATCAAAATAAACCCCAAGAAGAGACGATTATGAGGCAAATAACTTTGAGTATGGGCCTTGCATGGATAAAATCAAATTACAATCTTCAAGTTGAAAAACTCATTACTTGTGCTGATGAAGCTTTGTATCAAGCAAAGAAGAAAGGTAAAAATAAAATAGAAGTAATTGCTTTAGATTAA
- the truD gene encoding tRNA pseudouridine(13) synthase TruD, giving the protein MYSLDWSRVYGLPKSRAVFKNTPEDFQVNEFFDSPFTGQGEHILLKIEKRGLTTEEVVKSLAKLLHKPIKSIGYAGLKDRQALTTQWLSIHAPGEIIPEIEHYAASGWRVLECTRHHKKLRPGFLTGNQFVICLREVSHLEALQQRIAQIKEFGVPNYFGEQRFGREAGNLSKAEEMLVHGRKVKDRFLKGIYSSAARSWLYNLILSQRVIENCWNTPLPGDVIQLSGSNSIFVIDEVSEELLQRIRDKDISPASPLPGISKQKARDKALELINKIYTNWQSWLNGLVLLGLEEAWRANILHVEQLKCIIQNNLVELSFVLPAGSYATAVLRELCYYQDK; this is encoded by the coding sequence ATGTATTCATTAGATTGGTCACGAGTTTATGGTCTACCGAAGTCCCGCGCAGTTTTTAAAAATACTCCAGAAGATTTTCAAGTGAATGAATTTTTTGATAGTCCATTTACTGGTCAAGGAGAACATATTCTCCTTAAAATTGAAAAAAGAGGTTTAACCACAGAGGAAGTTGTTAAATCATTGGCAAAATTACTGCACAAGCCAATAAAATCCATTGGTTATGCTGGATTAAAAGACAGGCAGGCGCTGACGACACAATGGTTAAGTATTCATGCCCCCGGAGAAATCATCCCAGAAATTGAACATTATGCTGCTTCAGGTTGGCGAGTTTTAGAATGCACTCGTCATCATAAAAAATTAAGACCAGGATTTTTAACCGGCAATCAATTTGTGATATGTTTGCGAGAAGTTTCTCATTTAGAGGCTTTGCAGCAACGTATCGCGCAAATTAAAGAATTTGGTGTTCCAAATTATTTTGGCGAGCAACGATTTGGTCGTGAAGCAGGAAATTTATCTAAAGCCGAAGAAATGTTGGTGCATGGCCGTAAAGTTAAGGATCGATTTTTAAAGGGCATCTATAGTTCTGCTGCACGCTCATGGCTTTATAATTTAATTTTATCCCAACGTGTTATAGAGAATTGTTGGAATACACCCCTTCCTGGTGATGTGATACAGCTTAGTGGTTCCAATAGTATTTTTGTTATTGATGAGGTTAGTGAGGAGCTGTTGCAACGTATCAGAGATAAAGATATTTCTCCTGCAAGTCCTTTGCCAGGAATAAGCAAACAGAAAGCAAGAGATAAGGCTTTAGAATTAATCAATAAAATTTATACCAATTGGCAATCATGGTTGAATGGTTTGGTGCTTTTGGGATTAGAGGAGGCTTGGCGAGCAAATATTCTGCATGTGGAACAACTTAAATGTATCATTCAGAACAATCTAGTGGAGCTGTCTTTTGTTCTTCCTGCCGGTTCTTATGCAACAGCGGTATTGCGGGAATTATGTTATTACCAAGATAAATAG
- the galU gene encoding UTP--glucose-1-phosphate uridylyltransferase GalU, whose protein sequence is MNSTFSSIRKAVFPVAGLGTRFLPATKAAPKEMLTVVNKPLIQYAVEEAYAAGIREMIFVTCHNKTAIEDHFDLAYQLENELRNHDKNELLSIVQSVTPPDMECFYVRQAKPLGLGHAILCAEKIVGNDAFAIILADDLMTGQIPVIKQLIQLYETYGHSIIAVENVPKELTECYGIIQGVPWHDNILNIHHLIEKPKSHQVSSNTAIVGRYVLTPGIFDQIRALPHKEHKEIQLTDAINGLLQKETVLACTYEGKRYDCGSVLGFLKANVDLGKIHPIEGESFSKWLTAQ, encoded by the coding sequence ATGAATTCAACATTTTCTTCCATAAGAAAAGCTGTATTTCCTGTAGCTGGTTTAGGGACACGATTTTTACCTGCAACAAAAGCAGCACCTAAAGAAATGTTAACTGTAGTGAATAAACCCTTAATTCAATATGCTGTTGAAGAAGCCTATGCTGCGGGCATACGCGAAATGATTTTTGTCACTTGTCATAACAAAACAGCCATCGAAGATCATTTTGATCTCGCCTATCAACTGGAAAATGAATTAAGAAACCATGATAAAAATGAACTCTTATCTATAGTCCAATCCGTTACACCTCCGGATATGGAGTGTTTTTATGTTCGCCAAGCAAAGCCTCTTGGTTTAGGACATGCCATTTTATGTGCCGAGAAAATCGTAGGTAATGATGCATTTGCAATAATTCTGGCTGATGATTTAATGACTGGGCAAATACCGGTTATCAAACAATTAATCCAATTATATGAGACATACGGTCATAGTATTATAGCAGTAGAAAATGTACCTAAAGAATTAACCGAATGTTATGGAATTATTCAAGGTGTTCCATGGCACGATAACATTTTGAATATACATCATTTGATAGAAAAACCGAAATCACACCAAGTTTCATCTAATACAGCTATAGTCGGACGTTATGTTCTTACGCCAGGTATTTTTGACCAAATCAGAGCCTTACCCCATAAAGAGCATAAAGAAATTCAACTTACTGATGCAATTAATGGTTTGCTCCAAAAAGAAACAGTTTTAGCTTGCACCTATGAGGGAAAACGTTATGATTGTGGTAGCGTACTTGGATTTCTAAAAGCGAACGTAGATTTAGGAAAAATACACCCAATCGAAGGTGAGAGCTTTTCCAAATGGCTTACAGCGCAATAA